In Actinomycetota bacterium, the sequence TTCGTGTCCGGCCAGATCTTGACGCCTTTCTTCAGAACGTTTTCCTCGTCGACAACGGTATTGTCCCCTAGAATCGCTTCTTCCTCTACTCGAACTTTCGCGCCGACCGTGACGCCCTTGCCCAGGATACTGTCTTTGACGACTGCTCCCTCGCCGACGGACACGCCTTCATAGAGGACGCAACCTTCCAGACGAGCTCCTCCGGCAATAACGCAGTTGTCGCCGATAACCGTTTGGCCGAAAATGTCAGCGTCGGCGGCGACCGATACTCCAGCGCCGATCAGCGTCGGTCCAAAAACCATCGCTTTGTCGGATATGTCCGCTCCGTCGCACGCCCAGACGCCCTTCTTGATTTCGTCGCCGGCAACATCGATACCGACCTTGCCATTCAGAATATCTTTATGGGCTCTCAAATACTTTGAAGGCGAACCGATATCGATCCAGTACGCGCCGGTCGGCATCCCGAAGACCGGCTTCTCGGCCCCCAGCAGCTCAGGAAACAGGTCCCGCTCAAAAGAACAATGAACACCCTGGCTGACGCCGTTCAACACCTCCGGCTCGAGGATATAGGTGCCCGCGTTGATGAGATCGGTCGTGACCTCGTCCCAACTCGGTTTTTCCAGGAATTCGGTAACACGTCCCTTGTCGTCTATGGGCACAAGCCCGTATTGAGTCGGATCCTCGACGCTTGTCAGCGCGATGGTCACGGACGATTGTTTCTTCCTGTGGAACTCCAGCATATGCGAGATATTGAGGTCGGTCAGGATGTCGCCGTTGCAGACAACGAATGAATCGTTCAGCAGTTCGGCTACGTTCTTGACCGCGCCACAAGTCCCCAGGGGACGCTTCTCGACGACGTAGGTGATCTTGACGCCGAATTCGTGGCCGTCGCCGAGGTGCGAGTCAAATGCCTGCGGTTTGTAGCCGGCGCTCAGAATAACCTCGTCAACGCCATGCTTGGCCAGGTGCTTGATAACGTGCTCGATGAAAGGTCGGTTCATCATCGGCAGCATCGGTTTGGGGATATTACAGGTAAGGGGGCGAAGACGCGTTCCTTCCCCGCCGACCAGGATAACAGCTTTCACCGCGGCCTTCCCCGCTCGTCCACATAACCCTTTAAGGCGGCCGGATTCCCGACTACCAAACCGTAAGGCGGTACATCTTTGGTCACGACGCTGCCCGCCCCCACCATCGCGTATTCGCCGATGACGACGCCACAGACAATCGTCGCGTTAGCGCCGACGGACGCCCCCTTCTTAATCAAAGTCGGGGTAATCGTCCAATCCTCCAAGAACGCCCGTGGATGTTTATCGTTGGTAAAAGCCACGTTGGCCGCGATCAGAACATCGTCTTCAATTGTAACGCCCTGATAGACGGACACACCGTTCTGGATTTTTACGCGATCTCCAACGGTCACATTTTGGTCGATATAAACGCTTTTTGACAATACGCAGCCCGCGCCGACCTTGGCCCCTTCGCGAATCTGGACGTAGTGCCAGACCTTGGCGCCGTCGCCGACGACGGCGCGGTCGGACACCTCGGCCGTGGGATGGATGAAGGCGGTCATGAGGCGCCCGCCACAACTATGTCCAGCGCGGCTTTTAACACGTCGCGCCCTTGCGTCCCGGTAACCAACGGTTCCGAGCGTTCCTCGACCGCGTTGACGAAATGGTCAAGCTCGATCCACAACGGTTCGCCGCGGCGTTGCAGGAACGGAATCTCCGTAATTACCTCCTGGCGGTACTTGACCTCGCCTTCTTGTATCATGTCCGCCGAAACGTAGCGGTAGATGACCAGTTCTTGCTTCATGTAGTCCACGGTTATATAGGCGTCCGCCTCGGCAATGTTCAGCTGTCTGACTTTGTTCTGGTGAACCCGGCTGGCAATCAGGCTGGCTGTCACGCCGTTCTCGAACATGATGGAAACTTGGGCCAGGTCCTCCGTCGGGGAATCGTCCTTCACGTTCGCGCACATGCTTTTAACGCTTTTGATCGGCGAACCGGCCAGGTTCATGACGATATCCAGGTCGTGCACCATAAGATCAAGGACGATGCCGCTTGATATGCGCGCGTCGTAGGGACTGAAACGCCTGGCTTCGATGTGGACCGGTTTAGTCACGATATTGGCCAACTCAAGTATCGCCGGATTAAACCTCTCCACGTGTCCTATCTGCAAGATCCGTCCGCCGGTCCCGGCGATGGCGATCAGTTCGTCGGCTTGGGCGACCGTCTCCGTGATTGGTTTTTCCAGAAGGACGTCCAAGCCCGCCTCCAGGCACTCCTTGGCAAGTTCATAGTGGTGGGCGGTCGGGACGACAATGCTGACCGCGTCAACCTTGTCCATAAGTTCACGGTAATCGGCATACGCCTTGGTGTTATACTTGGCCGCCACAGCCCGCGCCTTCTTCGAGTCGACGTCAAAAACACCGACGAACTCCGTCCCTTTCATCATTGAATAGATCCGGGCGTGGTTGGCGCCCATCGCGCCGCAACCGATTACTCCGACTCTAACCATTCGCAATCTCCTTAACAGCGGCCGCTATGCGCTCCAGGTCGGCCGGGCCGACGTTTGGATGGACGGGCAGGCTAACGACCTCTTCCGCCATCATATCGGTTACCGGCAGGTTGACCTTATATCCCAGGTCCAGATAGACCTGTTGCCGGTGTATCGGTATCGGGTAGTAGATGCCGTTGCCGATTCCTCTATCCCCTAACGCTTTGACGAAATCATCGCGCTTTAAGGCAAACTCAGGCGTGATTCTGACGGTGTACTGATGGAACACATGCGTCCTATCAGGCAATATGCTAGGCGTCACCAGGCCTTTTACATCCGCCAGTTGTTCGTTCAGGAACATCGCGTTTTGGAACCGACGATCGTTATACCCGACCAGTTTCTCCAGTTGAACAAGCCCGATGGCGGCACCCATGTCCGTCATCCTGTAATTATAACCCAGTGTTTCGTGATGATAACGGACTTTCATGCCGTGCGCCCTGACCAACCTGGCTTTATCGGCGACAACCGCGTCGTCGGTTGTCAGCATGCCGCCCTCGCCCGTAGTCATGTTCTTGGTCGGGTAGAAGGAAAAACAGCCGGTCCCGAACGTGCCGGCGCACAGCCCGCGATAAGTGGCGCCGTGCGACTGGCAGGTGTCCTCAACCAGCGCGAGTCCGCGGTCCAGACAGATGTCGTTAATAATCTCCATGTCGCAAGGCTGCCCGAAGAGGTGGACGGGCATGACGGCTTTGGTTTTCGGGGTAATGGCGGCTTCGACGGCGGCCGGGTCAATATTAAAATCCTCTTCCCGGATATCGGCGAAGACAGGTTTGGCGCCGGTGTACAAAATCGAATTCCCCGAGGCGATAAAGGAGAATGACGAGGTGATAACCTCGTCGCCCGGTCCGACGCCCAGCGCGAGCAGCGCGGTGTGCAGCGCGGCTGTGCCCGAATTGACGGCGACGGCGTGCTTGACGCTCATGAATTCGGCGAACCGCTCTTCAAACTCCGCGACGCGCGACCCTTGGGCAAGTGATTTCGCCTCCATGGCCGCGGTGACGGCCGCGATTTCGTCCGGACCGATATCCGGTTCAGCTATCGGGATATGCCTGCCGCTCAAGAATCCTCTCCTTTATGCTTGCTTTTAAAATACTCAACGGTTAATGACAAGCCGGTCTTTAGTTCATTCATGGGCGACCAACCTAGTATGTCCCGCGCGCGAGAAACATCCAAATAACTTTTTTCCAGCTCGCCGGCTCGCTTGTCCTTGAACACGGCTTGGCCGGTAAAACCGGCCAGTTTCTTGACGGCCTCGAACAGCTCCAGGACCGATGTCCCGCGGCCGGTCGCGATGTTGAACGCGCCGTTGTAGCCATGATTAAGCGCCAATAAGTTGGCGGCTACGACGTCACTTACATAAACGTAATCCCGCAACTGCTTCCCATCGCCGTAAATGTTCGGCGTCCGTCCGTCCAGCATCGTCTCCGAAAAGATGGCGATGACGCCAGCGTCTCCGTACGGATTCTGCCGGGGACCGTAAACATTACCGTACCGAAGAATAGTATATGACAGACCGTAAGTTTCGTGGTAAAACCGCAGGTATTGTTCCGATACCGATTTTGTGATGCCGTACGGCGAGATGGGACTGACGACCGCGGTTTCGTCGACCGGCAGACGTTCCGTTTCCCCGTAGACCGCGCTAGTCGACGCCAGGACAAAGCGCGCGCCGAGACTCTTGGAACTCTCCAAAAGGTTGAGGAAACCCAGAATGTTCACGTCGGCGTCGAAGACCGGGTCCTCTGTCGATACCCTGACGTCGATCTGGGCCGCGTGATGGCACACAGCGTCCGGCCGCCAGTCGGTTAGCACTTTGCCTACACCTTTATCGCGGATATCAAGCTGGAAGAATTCCGCGGACGGGTTAATGTTGTCCAACAAACCCGTCGACAGATCGTCGACAATGGCTACGGCGTGACCCGCGTTCAGCAAAGCGTCGACGATGTTGGAACCGATGAAACCGGCGCCGCCGGTAACAAGGACTTTCAACTGTTGTCATCCCCCAATTGGTCCGGTCTTAACCGGACAGACTCTGTCCCAGCAATTCCTCGATGGTGTGCACACCCTGCATGAAGGCTTGGTCCATACTGGCCAGTTCATATTTCCAGGCGCCCATCCGGCCGCTCGAAAAAACACCTCTGGAGTTCAGATATGGCAGAATCACATCCAAGGCCTCTTCACGTCGGAGCGTGGGAATCGGATAAGCGTCCGGCACGTCGTTATAATACCGCGACACGAGATGATCCCGACAGTCGGGTCCGACGACGCCGGCCGCCTTGATGGCAGCCAGACACCCCTCGAAAGCGGCCTCGCGGTCGACGGTTTCGCCCGGCCGGTACGCGACCTCGAACATGTATGATTTATATTTCTCAGCGTCGCCGTCCGGTACCGTGTAAGGCGAATAATTCGACAGGTGTGTGCACCGGTAGAAAGGCGCGGTTTCTTCCGGGTAATAAACCCAGGCCCGGCTGTTTTTTTCCTCGTCGCGGAGTCCGGCGCCGACGACCAGAACGTTGGTCGATTTTAATTCACCGGCCGCAGATTTTACCGCTTTATCGGTCACGCCGCACGCCTCCAGCAGCTTTGTCAGCGGCATCGTTGAGATGAGATTATCGTAGGCGTCTCCCCCACCGTCCGCGAAGGAGATTTCTTTTTTGTCCAGGTCGATGGACTGAATCCGCTTATTCACCGCGACCTTGTCCGCAAACGGCGCCGCCACGCGCCGCCAGATTTCGCCCGTGCCTCCGTGTAGCGGATATTTAAAATACTTGTTGGCTCCGAAGCCAGTGTCGTCCCGGCCGAAGATGACGTCCGAGAGAACATGTCTGACGTTTATGGCGCTAACCGACTCGCCGGTCCAATAGGCGCCGACTTCGTCTAAGGGAACGGTCCATAATTTACCGTTGTGTCGGAAAAGGAAGTATTCACAGATGCCGGAACCGAAGTTGGCCAACAACCAGTCTTTGAACGTCTTTACGGATTTCTCCCGCCTGACGGCCAGCTCGGTCAACCCCTCCAGGCAATCAAGCAGGGCTTCCTTCGGGAGATGGCGCAGGTTGTTTTGGAAGGGATATGGAACCCATGAATTCAACAGATAGATCCAGGCGCTGCGTTCGTAAGGGAGAAAGTCGTCGCCCATCGCCTCGTCGATAACTGCGTCGACGTACCTATATCTGGAGAAAAGGACGTGCCCGCCTTCGTCCCAAAGGAAACCGGCCTCGTCAACATGGCTGGCCGACATGCCGCCGACGTAACCGTGGGCCTCGTAGACCGCCCAATCGGTTTCTCCCGCCTCCGCCAAACGTCG encodes:
- a CDS encoding NDP-sugar synthase, translated to MKAVILVGGEGTRLRPLTCNIPKPMLPMMNRPFIEHVIKHLAKHGVDEVILSAGYKPQAFDSHLGDGHEFGVKITYVVEKRPLGTCGAVKNVAELLNDSFVVCNGDILTDLNISHMLEFHRKKQSSVTIALTSVEDPTQYGLVPIDDKGRVTEFLEKPSWDEVTTDLINAGTYILEPEVLNGVSQGVHCSFERDLFPELLGAEKPVFGMPTGAYWIDIGSPSKYLRAHKDILNGKVGIDVAGDEIKKGVWACDGADISDKAMVFGPTLIGAGVSVAADADIFGQTVIGDNCVIAGGARLEGCVLYEGVSVGEGAVVKDSILGKGVTVGAKVRVEEEAILGDNTVVDEENVLKKGVKIWPDTKVGRGMIRF
- a CDS encoding FAD-dependent oxidoreductase; amino-acid sequence: MRTVVIGAGPAGLGAARRLAEAGETDWAVYEAHGYVGGMSASHVDEAGFLWDEGGHVLFSRYRYVDAVIDEAMGDDFLPYERSAWIYLLNSWVPYPFQNNLRHLPKEALLDCLEGLTELAVRREKSVKTFKDWLLANFGSGICEYFLFRHNGKLWTVPLDEVGAYWTGESVSAINVRHVLSDVIFGRDDTGFGANKYFKYPLHGGTGEIWRRVAAPFADKVAVNKRIQSIDLDKKEISFADGGGDAYDNLISTMPLTKLLEACGVTDKAVKSAAGELKSTNVLVVGAGLRDEEKNSRAWVYYPEETAPFYRCTHLSNYSPYTVPDGDAEKYKSYMFEVAYRPGETVDREAAFEGCLAAIKAAGVVGPDCRDHLVSRYYNDVPDAYPIPTLRREEALDVILPYLNSRGVFSSGRMGAWKYELASMDQAFMQGVHTIEELLGQSLSG
- a CDS encoding NAD-dependent epimerase/dehydratase family protein; its protein translation is MKVLVTGGAGFIGSNIVDALLNAGHAVAIVDDLSTGLLDNINPSAEFFQLDIRDKGVGKVLTDWRPDAVCHHAAQIDVRVSTEDPVFDADVNILGFLNLLESSKSLGARFVLASTSAVYGETERLPVDETAVVSPISPYGITKSVSEQYLRFYHETYGLSYTILRYGNVYGPRQNPYGDAGVIAIFSETMLDGRTPNIYGDGKQLRDYVYVSDVVAANLLALNHGYNGAFNIATGRGTSVLELFEAVKKLAGFTGQAVFKDKRAGELEKSYLDVSRARDILGWSPMNELKTGLSLTVEYFKSKHKGEDS
- a CDS encoding DapH/DapD/GlmU-related protein, translated to MTAFIHPTAEVSDRAVVGDGAKVWHYVQIREGAKVGAGCVLSKSVYIDQNVTVGDRVKIQNGVSVYQGVTIEDDVLIAANVAFTNDKHPRAFLEDWTITPTLIKKGASVGANATIVCGVVIGEYAMVGAGSVVTKDVPPYGLVVGNPAALKGYVDERGRPR
- a CDS encoding Gfo/Idh/MocA family oxidoreductase, which codes for MVRVGVIGCGAMGANHARIYSMMKGTEFVGVFDVDSKKARAVAAKYNTKAYADYRELMDKVDAVSIVVPTAHHYELAKECLEAGLDVLLEKPITETVAQADELIAIAGTGGRILQIGHVERFNPAILELANIVTKPVHIEARRFSPYDARISSGIVLDLMVHDLDIVMNLAGSPIKSVKSMCANVKDDSPTEDLAQVSIMFENGVTASLIASRVHQNKVRQLNIAEADAYITVDYMKQELVIYRYVSADMIQEGEVKYRQEVITEIPFLQRRGEPLWIELDHFVNAVEERSEPLVTGTQGRDVLKAALDIVVAGAS
- a CDS encoding DegT/DnrJ/EryC1/StrS family aminotransferase, with protein sequence MSGRHIPIAEPDIGPDEIAAVTAAMEAKSLAQGSRVAEFEERFAEFMSVKHAVAVNSGTAALHTALLALGVGPGDEVITSSFSFIASGNSILYTGAKPVFADIREEDFNIDPAAVEAAITPKTKAVMPVHLFGQPCDMEIINDICLDRGLALVEDTCQSHGATYRGLCAGTFGTGCFSFYPTKNMTTGEGGMLTTDDAVVADKARLVRAHGMKVRYHHETLGYNYRMTDMGAAIGLVQLEKLVGYNDRRFQNAMFLNEQLADVKGLVTPSILPDRTHVFHQYTVRITPEFALKRDDFVKALGDRGIGNGIYYPIPIHRQQVYLDLGYKVNLPVTDMMAEEVVSLPVHPNVGPADLERIAAAVKEIANG